A genome region from Archaeoglobus fulgidus DSM 4304 includes the following:
- a CDS encoding winged helix-turn-helix transcriptional regulator gives MEQGDETDLTKLEEFLKVVSKSGVNLVIFSLEKRPKKFSQIMEETRLNPGIVDRSLKALIELGLVNKSEGRYELTEKGIKALKVIKDILDIVKQNS, from the coding sequence GTGGAGCAAGGAGACGAGACTGACTTAACAAAACTTGAAGAGTTTCTGAAGGTTGTGTCGAAGAGCGGTGTTAATCTCGTGATATTTTCCCTTGAAAAAAGGCCAAAAAAGTTCTCCCAAATCATGGAAGAAACGAGGCTCAACCCCGGAATCGTGGATCGCAGTTTAAAGGCTCTTATCGAGCTTGGGTTGGTGAACAAAAGCGAAGGCAGGTACGAGCTTACCGAAAAGGGGATAAAAGCTCTGAAAGTTATCAAAGACATTCTCGACATTGTTAAGCAAAATTCATGA
- a CDS encoding Lrp/AsnC ligand binding domain-containing protein: MVIGVTMVNVAPGKEKDVYLAVKGKKGVREVYHVFGEFDFVVIIETSSLSELNKLVDEIRGIEGVTKTQTVIGAEI, from the coding sequence ATGGTAATCGGAGTAACTATGGTCAACGTTGCTCCTGGAAAGGAGAAGGATGTCTATCTCGCGGTTAAGGGCAAAAAAGGCGTTCGCGAGGTTTACCATGTTTTTGGCGAGTTCGATTTTGTTGTAATAATCGAAACCAGCAGCTTGTCTGAGCTGAACAAGCTCGTTGACGAGATAAGAGGTATTGAAGGGGTAACGAAAACACAGACGGTGATAGGAGCCGAGATATGA
- the top6B gene encoding DNA topoisomerase VI subunit B — protein sequence MSGKHREISVAEFFEKNKHILGYSNPAKAIITVVKEAVDNALDACEEAGILPDIFVRISKVDDHFKIVVEDNGPGIPREQIPKVFGKLLYGSRFHEIRQSRGQQGIGISAAVLYAQLTTGKPATVISKTPDEDRAKKVVLYINTKKNEPEIVEEGEEEWYLPSGTKIELEVAGNYVRERKQSVYEYLRETSVINPHAKITFVEPDGTINEFKRVTDDIPQPPKSIKPHPHGIELGTLMSMLKSTRATTLRRFLKEEFVRVGEKIADDVLRKAGFSGDETPQEMGRDDAAKLLNAFRQTDFLPPPTDCLSPIGEAMIAKSLMAEFQPEFVYAVTRKPKVYSGHPFLVEVGLAYGGEIKSEKVTLLRYANKIPLLYQQGGCALTKAVESVNWKSYGMVQNRGELPSAPAVILIHLASTNIPYTSESKESVAAIPEIIDETRLALQEVGRRLKEYLERKSRQQKKKKKEEMIGKVLPLIAKKVCEILEKEPLEIDRIVARIMGYLHVERIVEERDGVKVVTIRVSNFTRSKKSIKLYEMCSGNVEADGAKVSGSGYSTVTWSLEVKPDEEVEVSYRLKGRIINKNPLVEGVEEDLLSGAEVMNFA from the coding sequence ATGAGCGGAAAGCACAGGGAAATAAGCGTAGCTGAGTTCTTCGAGAAAAACAAGCATATTCTGGGCTACTCAAATCCGGCAAAGGCGATTATCACCGTTGTTAAAGAGGCTGTGGATAACGCCCTCGATGCGTGTGAGGAAGCGGGAATTCTGCCAGACATCTTTGTTAGAATTTCGAAGGTTGATGACCATTTCAAAATCGTCGTTGAGGACAACGGTCCCGGCATTCCCAGGGAGCAGATTCCCAAGGTTTTCGGAAAGCTGCTTTACGGCTCCAGGTTCCACGAAATAAGGCAGAGCAGGGGTCAGCAGGGAATCGGAATTTCCGCAGCCGTTCTCTACGCCCAGCTTACGACGGGGAAGCCCGCGACGGTCATCTCGAAAACGCCCGATGAGGATAGGGCGAAGAAGGTGGTTCTCTACATCAACACAAAGAAGAACGAGCCGGAGATCGTTGAGGAGGGCGAAGAAGAGTGGTACCTGCCAAGCGGCACAAAAATCGAGCTTGAAGTTGCAGGCAACTACGTCAGAGAGAGGAAGCAAAGCGTCTACGAGTACCTGAGGGAAACCTCAGTTATAAACCCGCACGCAAAGATTACCTTTGTTGAGCCCGACGGTACGATAAACGAGTTCAAGAGGGTGACGGACGATATCCCGCAACCACCGAAGTCCATCAAGCCCCATCCGCACGGAATAGAGCTCGGAACGCTGATGAGCATGCTGAAGTCAACCAGAGCGACGACGTTGAGGAGGTTTTTAAAGGAAGAGTTCGTGAGGGTTGGCGAAAAGATTGCCGACGACGTTTTGAGAAAGGCGGGGTTCAGCGGTGATGAAACACCGCAGGAAATGGGGAGGGATGACGCTGCCAAGCTGCTCAACGCCTTTCGACAGACCGACTTTCTTCCTCCACCTACGGACTGCCTCTCTCCAATAGGGGAGGCAATGATCGCAAAAAGCCTGATGGCCGAGTTCCAGCCAGAGTTCGTGTACGCTGTAACAAGAAAACCGAAGGTTTACTCCGGCCATCCGTTCCTCGTGGAGGTTGGACTTGCCTACGGTGGCGAGATAAAGTCGGAGAAGGTCACGCTTTTAAGGTACGCGAACAAGATACCCCTTCTCTACCAGCAGGGTGGCTGTGCTTTAACCAAAGCGGTTGAAAGCGTCAACTGGAAGTCCTACGGGATGGTCCAGAACAGGGGCGAGCTTCCGTCCGCTCCTGCAGTCATTCTCATACATTTGGCGTCAACAAACATCCCCTACACCTCTGAATCGAAGGAGAGCGTTGCTGCTATTCCCGAAATAATAGATGAAACCCGCCTCGCACTGCAGGAAGTGGGAAGGAGGTTGAAAGAGTACCTCGAGAGAAAGAGCAGGCAGCAAAAGAAAAAGAAAAAGGAGGAGATGATCGGAAAAGTATTACCTCTGATAGCGAAAAAGGTCTGCGAGATTCTTGAGAAGGAGCCTCTTGAAATAGACAGAATCGTCGCGAGGATAATGGGCTACCTCCACGTTGAGAGGATCGTGGAGGAAAGGGACGGTGTCAAGGTGGTGACAATAAGGGTATCCAACTTCACGCGCTCAAAGAAGAGCATAAAGCTCTACGAGATGTGCTCAGGGAATGTAGAGGCGGACGGAGCCAAGGTTTCCGGATCGGGTTACTCCACGGTTACGTGGAGCTTAGAAGTGAAGCCGGATGAAGAAGTAGAGGTGAGCTACAGGCTTAAAGGAAGGATAATCAACAAGAATCCGCTTGTTGAAGGGGTCGAGGAGGACCTGCTAAGCGGCGCAGAGGTCATGAATTTTGCTTAA
- a CDS encoding UPF0280 family protein, whose translation MRRFKFQYKETIVTILTENEEFYKTAVKAILEARSEIEDYILHNPDFFTSYEPIECSGGEIINRMCNAAKIAGVGPMAAVAGTIAAYAVEKMIDAGAKLAVVDNGGDIVIHSDRELLVGIYPSKLAFKVPPVDYLAICTSSGKIGHSVSFGKADAATVVARDASVADALATALGNLIGDFGKKELEKTVSEFYGKYSDFVEGILVVKDELVALAGNLPSLAFAESKEDLITKG comes from the coding sequence ATGAGAAGGTTCAAGTTCCAATACAAGGAGACCATTGTAACAATTCTAACCGAGAACGAGGAATTCTACAAAACGGCTGTGAAGGCCATCCTTGAGGCGAGGAGCGAAATTGAGGACTACATTTTGCACAATCCTGACTTCTTCACCAGCTACGAGCCGATTGAGTGCTCAGGAGGAGAAATCATAAACAGAATGTGCAACGCTGCAAAAATTGCAGGAGTGGGGCCGATGGCAGCAGTCGCAGGAACTATCGCTGCATACGCAGTTGAAAAAATGATTGATGCTGGAGCAAAGCTTGCTGTCGTAGATAACGGAGGAGATATAGTTATCCACTCCGACAGAGAGCTGCTGGTTGGAATTTATCCCTCAAAACTCGCCTTCAAAGTTCCTCCAGTCGATTATCTTGCCATCTGCACTTCCAGCGGTAAAATTGGCCACTCTGTGAGCTTTGGCAAAGCGGATGCAGCCACTGTTGTTGCGAGAGACGCAAGTGTTGCCGACGCCCTCGCCACTGCTCTTGGGAATTTGATAGGGGATTTTGGAAAAAAGGAGCTTGAAAAGACCGTTTCAGAGTTTTACGGCAAGTATTCTGACTTTGTTGAAGGAATTCTTGTCGTGAAAGATGAGCTGGTAGCTTTAGCCGGCAATCTCCCATCCCTCGCTTTTGCCGAATCCAAGGAGGATTTGATAACCAAAGGTTGA
- a CDS encoding NAD(P)/FAD-dependent oxidoreductase — translation MIQIYGAGIAGTYLYHLLSSEGFEVAIYDKRSEPDCRCAWGIVYSEAKSFYSDIGINFDDYVILKPEYVVANGIWLKNRDIVMFDKKSLLADLWVEMRKAENPEIIVDATGSSRAFLPKIANDRVLPTVQTTEKHDVEPNLYIQMERTGYAWAFPLGDGWWHIGAGNVEKGEIERLLNELRAKYGFNPTDSTCRCTGKVRMLPPSRCRPFISGNVVGVGEAIGCVSGAGEGNAPALASAKILAECMINSELEKYEERILKELEWIENEQRFVDAMLNNNRLTALKLLPKIIAVESRRTVKHSLSEIRKLIGL, via the coding sequence ATGATTCAGATTTACGGCGCGGGAATAGCAGGCACCTACCTCTACCACCTTTTATCCTCTGAGGGATTTGAGGTTGCCATCTACGACAAAAGAAGTGAGCCTGACTGTAGATGTGCTTGGGGAATAGTTTACAGCGAAGCCAAGAGCTTTTACTCCGACATCGGCATCAACTTCGACGATTACGTGATTCTCAAACCAGAATACGTCGTCGCCAACGGAATCTGGCTGAAGAACAGGGACATAGTGATGTTCGATAAAAAATCTCTCCTTGCTGACCTCTGGGTTGAGATGAGAAAAGCCGAGAATCCTGAAATCATTGTCGATGCCACTGGCTCCTCCAGAGCCTTTTTGCCCAAGATTGCTAACGATAGAGTTCTGCCGACTGTTCAAACCACCGAAAAGCACGATGTTGAGCCAAACCTCTACATCCAGATGGAAAGAACAGGCTACGCGTGGGCCTTTCCCCTTGGCGACGGATGGTGGCACATTGGGGCTGGGAATGTTGAAAAGGGGGAAATTGAAAGGCTGCTGAATGAGCTTAGAGCTAAATACGGCTTTAATCCCACAGATTCAACATGCAGGTGTACGGGCAAAGTAAGAATGCTCCCGCCCTCGCGCTGCAGACCCTTCATCAGCGGTAACGTTGTGGGAGTTGGTGAGGCAATAGGCTGTGTTAGCGGTGCGGGAGAGGGGAACGCCCCTGCCCTCGCATCCGCAAAAATTCTTGCCGAATGCATGATAAATTCTGAGCTGGAAAAATACGAGGAGAGGATTCTGAAGGAGCTTGAGTGGATTGAGAACGAGCAGAGGTTTGTGGATGCCATGCTCAACAACAACCGCCTAACCGCCCTAAAACTTCTGCCCAAAATCATAGCAGTTGAGAGCAGGAGAACAGTTAAGCACTCCCTCAGTGAAATCAGGAAGCTCATAGGGCTATGA
- the icd gene encoding isocitrate dehydrogenase (NADP(+)) — protein sequence MQYEKVKPPENGEKIRYENGKLIVPDNPIIPYFEGDGIGKDVVPAAIRVLDAAADKIGKEVVWFQVYAGEDAYKLYGNYLPDDTLNAIKEFRVALKGPLTTPVGGGYRSLNVTIRQVLDLYANVRPVYYLKGVPSPIKHPEKVNFVIFRENTEDVYAGIEWPRGSEEALKLIRFLKNEFGVTIREDSGIGIKPISEFATKRLVRMAIRYAIENNRKSVTLVHKGNIMKYTEGAFRDWGYEVAKQEFGEYCITEDELWDKYGGKQPEGKIVVKDRIADNMFQQILTRTDEYDVIALPNLNGDYLSDAAAALIGGLGIAPGSNIGDGIGVFEPVHGSAPKYAGQNKVNPTAEILTGALMFEYIGWKDASEMIKKAVEMTISSGIVTYDIHRHMGGTKVGTREFAEAVVENLQSL from the coding sequence ATGCAGTACGAGAAGGTCAAACCTCCAGAGAACGGAGAAAAGATAAGATATGAAAACGGCAAACTCATCGTTCCAGATAACCCCATCATCCCGTATTTCGAGGGAGATGGCATAGGCAAGGATGTGGTTCCAGCTGCAATCAGAGTTCTCGATGCCGCTGCTGATAAGATTGGCAAGGAAGTCGTCTGGTTTCAGGTTTATGCTGGGGAGGATGCCTACAAGCTCTACGGCAACTATCTGCCTGATGACACTCTGAACGCCATAAAGGAGTTCAGAGTTGCCTTAAAAGGCCCTCTCACAACCCCCGTTGGAGGTGGCTACAGGAGTCTAAATGTCACAATCAGACAGGTTCTCGACCTCTATGCCAATGTTAGGCCAGTCTACTACCTGAAAGGAGTTCCAAGCCCGATAAAGCATCCTGAAAAGGTCAACTTCGTTATTTTCAGGGAGAACACCGAAGACGTTTACGCTGGCATTGAGTGGCCGAGGGGTAGCGAGGAAGCCCTTAAGTTAATAAGATTCCTCAAGAACGAGTTTGGTGTCACCATAAGGGAGGACTCTGGAATCGGAATAAAGCCGATCAGCGAGTTTGCCACCAAGAGGCTTGTCAGGATGGCCATCAGATATGCAATAGAGAACAACAGGAAAAGCGTGACTCTCGTCCACAAGGGCAACATAATGAAGTACACGGAGGGAGCCTTCAGGGATTGGGGCTACGAGGTGGCAAAGCAGGAGTTTGGCGAGTATTGCATAACAGAGGACGAGCTCTGGGACAAGTACGGCGGGAAGCAGCCTGAGGGCAAGATCGTGGTGAAGGACAGGATTGCGGACAACATGTTCCAGCAGATTCTGACGAGGACAGATGAGTATGACGTCATTGCCCTGCCAAACCTCAATGGTGATTACCTCAGCGATGCTGCTGCTGCCCTGATTGGGGGACTTGGAATAGCTCCGGGCAGCAACATAGGTGATGGCATTGGCGTCTTCGAGCCTGTGCACGGCTCTGCACCGAAGTACGCTGGCCAGAACAAGGTCAACCCCACAGCCGAAATTCTCACAGGAGCGCTGATGTTCGAGTACATCGGCTGGAAGGATGCGAGCGAGATGATAAAGAAAGCTGTGGAGATGACGATAAGCAGCGGAATTGTTACCTACGACATCCACCGCCACATGGGCGGGACGAAGGTAGGAACGAGGGAGTTTGCAGAGGCTGTGGTTGAAAACCTGCAGTCGCTATGA
- a CDS encoding NAD(P)/FAD-dependent oxidoreductase, whose amino-acid sequence MKFDVIIVGAGPGGMFAAYKLAGKLNTAIFEMGRDISKRKCPSDLSESYCTKCNPCNITSGVGGAGGLSDGKLNYVHPEYPSSFSVGGDFDFLDPNYLIEKMNEVDEIFLKHGAPDELYGDDLEKIEDFLKRANAAGIEFVPLRQRHVGSDELPKVVKSIEDKLKKEGVKIYTRKTVVDIDPERKVVRTEKGEEFGYDYLIIAVGRSGASWLEKWARDYNLEVAENSKAIDVGVRVEVPASIMDDITSAIYDPKLRVITKRHDDYMRTFCTCPRGWVIREDYGDFCLVNGHSKAKEKSSNTNFALLGHYEFTEPFDEPNEWGRDLARITTKLGGGNPIVQRLKDLRLGRRSTESRIKNNRLVQPTLKTAIPGDISLAYPGRAIDDILDALERLDKVIPGVADDSTLLYAPEVKFYSLKLKVDEWMKTNIPYIYAIGDGAGVSRGIVGAAVTGLIAAEGILRERGME is encoded by the coding sequence ATGAAATTTGACGTCATAATTGTAGGGGCAGGACCTGGAGGGATGTTCGCCGCTTACAAGCTTGCAGGAAAGCTTAACACCGCCATTTTTGAAATGGGGAGGGATATTTCAAAAAGGAAGTGCCCGAGCGACCTTTCCGAGAGTTACTGCACGAAGTGTAATCCCTGCAACATAACCTCCGGAGTAGGGGGAGCGGGTGGTCTGTCGGATGGGAAGCTCAACTACGTCCACCCTGAGTATCCCTCAAGCTTCTCCGTCGGCGGCGATTTCGACTTTCTCGACCCCAACTACCTCATCGAGAAAATGAATGAGGTTGATGAGATCTTTCTCAAACACGGTGCGCCAGATGAGCTTTACGGCGACGACCTTGAAAAAATTGAAGATTTTCTTAAGAGGGCCAACGCCGCCGGAATCGAGTTCGTTCCCCTGAGGCAGAGGCACGTGGGGAGTGACGAGCTGCCCAAGGTTGTGAAAAGCATCGAGGACAAGTTGAAGAAGGAAGGTGTGAAGATTTACACCAGAAAAACCGTGGTTGACATAGACCCTGAGAGAAAGGTTGTGAGAACCGAAAAGGGCGAGGAGTTCGGTTACGACTATCTCATCATAGCTGTTGGCAGGAGCGGAGCGAGCTGGCTTGAAAAGTGGGCAAGAGATTACAACCTCGAGGTGGCGGAGAACTCCAAGGCCATAGACGTTGGCGTCAGAGTTGAGGTGCCCGCGTCGATCATGGACGACATAACCTCGGCAATCTACGACCCGAAGCTGAGGGTTATCACGAAAAGGCATGACGACTACATGAGGACCTTCTGCACATGCCCGAGGGGATGGGTGATTAGGGAAGATTACGGTGATTTCTGCCTCGTTAACGGACACAGCAAGGCCAAGGAAAAGAGCAGCAACACGAACTTTGCTCTGCTGGGCCACTATGAGTTTACCGAACCGTTCGACGAGCCAAACGAGTGGGGAAGGGATTTGGCGAGGATAACAACAAAGCTCGGAGGGGGAAATCCAATAGTCCAGAGGCTGAAGGACTTGAGGCTCGGAAGGAGGAGCACAGAGAGCAGGATAAAGAACAACAGGCTCGTTCAGCCAACACTGAAAACAGCAATCCCCGGAGACATCAGCCTCGCCTATCCGGGAAGGGCAATTGACGATATCCTCGATGCTCTTGAGAGGTTGGACAAGGTGATTCCAGGCGTTGCCGACGACTCCACGCTTCTCTACGCCCCCGAGGTGAAATTTTACTCTCTGAAGCTTAAAGTTGACGAGTGGATGAAGACGAACATACCCTACATCTACGCAATCGGCGACGGGGCGGGGGTTAGCAGAGGCATTGTTGGTGCTGCAGTTACAGGGCTGATTGCTGCAGAGGGCATACTCAGGGAAAGAGGGATGGAGTGA